One genomic region from Streptomyces sp. NBC_01304 encodes:
- a CDS encoding phosphatase PAP2 family protein, which translates to MEAMQALDALAPNTPVDTSGLYRDITDFAHDTPSWVQHLAEVWTEVGLLLFGVLFVAAWWRARRADSRLLAIAVLAPLGTAVAYVVSEVLKSLIDEERPCRAVTGATTSLVKCPAVGDWSFPSNHATIAAGAAVGLALAWRGIAWLTLPMAVLMAFSRVFVGVHYPHDVLAGLLLGALTAFLVVRLGARPLTRLVDTMRGSDTAAVRWAAGPGPAQHAAPREPSLHH; encoded by the coding sequence ATGGAAGCTATGCAAGCTCTGGACGCTCTGGCCCCGAACACCCCGGTCGACACCTCCGGCCTCTACCGCGACATCACCGACTTCGCGCACGACACCCCTTCGTGGGTGCAGCACTTGGCCGAGGTGTGGACGGAGGTCGGCCTGCTGCTCTTCGGGGTGCTCTTCGTGGCCGCCTGGTGGCGGGCCCGGCGCGCGGACTCGCGGCTGCTCGCGATAGCCGTCCTCGCCCCGCTCGGCACCGCGGTCGCGTACGTCGTGAGCGAGGTCCTCAAGTCGCTGATCGACGAGGAGCGTCCCTGCCGCGCCGTCACCGGAGCCACCACCTCCCTGGTGAAGTGCCCGGCCGTCGGCGACTGGTCCTTCCCCAGCAACCACGCCACGATCGCGGCCGGCGCGGCGGTCGGCCTGGCGCTCGCCTGGCGCGGCATCGCCTGGCTGACGCTGCCGATGGCGGTCCTGATGGCGTTCTCGCGCGTATTCGTAGGCGTCCACTACCCCCACGACGTGCTGGCCGGACTCCTGCTCGGCGCGCTGACCGCCTTCTTGGTCGTACGTCTCGGAGCCCGCCCCCTGACGCGTCTCGTGGACACGATGCGCGGCTCGGACACGGCGGCGGTGCGCTGGGCGGCCGGCCCGGGCCCGGCCCAGCACGCGGCACCGCGCGAGCCCTCACTGCACCACTAG
- the disA gene encoding DNA integrity scanning diadenylate cyclase DisA: MAANDRAAAPGKSGGSSGADGLMRASLSAVAPGTGLRDGLERILRGNTGGLIVLGWDKTVESMCTGGFVLDVEFTATRLRELCKLDGGIIVDKDITKILRAGVQLVPDPTIPTEETGTRHRTADRVSKQVGFPVVSVSQSMRLIALYVDGQRRVLEDSAAILSRANQALATLERYKLRLDEVAGTLSALEIEDLVTVRDVTAVAQRLEMVRRIATEIAEYVVELGTDGRLLTLQLDELIAGVEPERELVVRDYVPEPTAKRSRTVDEALSELDALTHTELLELPIVARALGYTGSPEALDSAVSPRGYRLLAKVPRLPGAIIDRLVEHFGGLQKLLAASVDDLQTVDGVGEARARSVREGLSRLAESSILERYV, translated from the coding sequence GTGGCAGCCAACGACCGGGCGGCAGCTCCCGGAAAGTCGGGCGGGAGCTCCGGCGCCGATGGTCTGATGCGCGCCTCCCTGAGCGCGGTCGCCCCGGGCACGGGCCTGCGCGACGGCCTGGAGCGCATCCTCCGCGGCAACACCGGCGGACTGATCGTTCTCGGCTGGGACAAGACGGTCGAGTCGATGTGCACGGGCGGCTTCGTCCTGGACGTCGAGTTCACCGCGACCCGCCTGCGGGAACTCTGCAAGCTCGACGGCGGCATCATCGTCGACAAGGACATCACCAAGATCCTGCGGGCCGGCGTCCAGCTGGTGCCCGACCCGACCATCCCCACCGAGGAGACGGGCACCCGGCACCGCACGGCCGACCGCGTCTCCAAGCAGGTGGGCTTCCCGGTCGTCTCGGTGTCCCAGTCGATGCGGCTGATCGCGCTGTACGTCGACGGCCAGCGCCGCGTCCTGGAGGACTCGGCCGCGATCCTCTCCCGCGCCAACCAGGCCCTCGCCACCCTGGAGCGGTACAAGCTCCGCCTCGACGAGGTCGCGGGCACGCTCTCCGCCCTGGAGATCGAGGACCTGGTGACGGTCCGGGACGTGACGGCGGTCGCCCAGCGCCTCGAAATGGTCCGCCGCATCGCCACCGAGATCGCCGAGTACGTCGTCGAGCTCGGCACCGACGGCCGTCTCCTCACCCTCCAGTTGGACGAGTTGATCGCGGGCGTCGAGCCGGAGCGCGAGCTCGTCGTACGGGACTACGTGCCGGAGCCGACCGCCAAGCGTTCCCGCACGGTCGACGAAGCACTCTCCGAGCTGGACGCCCTGACCCACACCGAGCTGCTCGAACTGCCCATAGTGGCAAGGGCGTTGGGGTACACCGGCTCCCCCGAGGCGCTGGACTCGGCGGTCTCGCCGCGCGGTTACCGGCTCCTCGCGAAGGTGCCGCGGCTGCCCGGCGCGATCATCGACCGCCTCGTCGAGCACTTCGGCGGCCTGCAGAAGCTGCTCGCCGCGAGCGTGGACGACCTGCAGACGGTCGACGGCGTGGGCGAGGCCCGGGCCCGGTCGGTGCGCGAGGGCCTGTCGCGGCTCGCGGAGTCGTCGATCCTGGAGCGGTACGTCTAG
- the radA gene encoding DNA repair protein RadA: MATRTKSSKDRPAYRCTECGWQTAKWLGRCPECQAWGTVEEYGVPAVRTTAPGRVTSSALPIGQVDGRTATARSTGVDELDRVLGGGLVPGAVVLLAGEPGVGKSTLLLDVAAKAADEEHRTLYVTGEESASQVRLRADRIGALHDHLYLAAETDLSAVLGHLDAVKPSLLILDSVQTIASPEIDGAPGGMAQVREVAGALIRASKERAMSTLLVGHVTKDGAIAGPRLLEHLVDVVLSFEGDRHARLRLVRGVKNRYGATDEVGCFELHDEGITGLADPSGLFLTRRDEPVPGTCLTVTLEGKRPLVAEVQALTVDSQIPSPRRTTSGLETSRVSMMLAVLEQRGRITALGKRDIYSATVGGVKLTEPAADLAIALALASAASDTPLPKNLVAIGEVGLAGEVRRVTGVQRRLSEAHRLGFTHALVPRDPGKVPAGMKVTEVADMGDALRVLPRSRRREAPREADERR; the protein is encoded by the coding sequence ATGGCCACCCGCACAAAATCCAGCAAGGACCGCCCCGCCTACCGCTGCACGGAATGCGGCTGGCAGACGGCGAAGTGGCTGGGCCGCTGCCCCGAGTGCCAGGCCTGGGGCACGGTCGAGGAGTACGGCGTACCCGCGGTCCGCACCACAGCGCCCGGAAGGGTCACGAGCTCCGCCCTCCCCATCGGCCAGGTCGACGGCCGCACGGCCACGGCCCGCTCGACCGGGGTCGACGAGCTGGACCGCGTCCTGGGCGGCGGCCTCGTCCCCGGCGCGGTCGTCCTGCTCGCGGGCGAGCCCGGCGTCGGAAAGTCGACGCTCCTCCTGGACGTGGCGGCCAAGGCGGCCGACGAAGAGCACCGCACCCTGTACGTCACCGGCGAGGAATCGGCCAGCCAGGTCCGCCTCCGCGCCGACCGCATCGGCGCCCTGCACGACCACCTCTACCTCGCGGCCGAGACGGACCTCTCCGCGGTCCTCGGCCACCTCGACGCCGTCAAGCCGTCCCTCCTGATCCTCGACTCCGTACAGACGATCGCCTCCCCCGAGATCGACGGCGCCCCGGGCGGCATGGCCCAGGTCCGCGAGGTCGCCGGCGCCCTGATCCGCGCCTCCAAGGAGCGGGCGATGTCGACCCTCCTGGTCGGCCACGTGACCAAGGACGGCGCGATCGCGGGCCCCCGCCTCCTGGAGCACCTGGTGGACGTCGTCCTCTCCTTCGAGGGCGACCGGCACGCGCGCCTGCGCCTGGTCCGCGGCGTCAAGAACCGGTACGGGGCGACCGACGAGGTCGGCTGCTTCGAGCTGCACGACGAGGGCATCACGGGCCTCGCCGACCCGAGCGGCCTCTTCCTCACCCGCCGCGACGAGCCGGTCCCCGGCACCTGCCTGACCGTCACCCTCGAAGGCAAGCGCCCCCTGGTCGCCGAGGTCCAGGCCCTCACGGTCGACTCACAGATCCCGTCCCCCCGCCGCACCACCTCCGGCCTGGAGACCTCCCGCGTGTCGATGATGCTCGCGGTCCTGGAGCAGCGCGGCCGGATCACCGCCCTCGGCAAGCGCGACATCTACAGCGCGACGGTCGGCGGCGTGAAGCTCACGGAGCCGGCCGCGGACCTGGCCATCGCCCTCGCCCTGGCCAGCGCGGCCAGCGACACTCCCCTGCCCAAGAACTTGGTCGCGATCGGAGAAGTGGGCCTTGCGGGCGAGGTCAGAAGGGTCACGGGCGTCCAGCGCCGGCTCTCCGAGGCGCACCGTCTCGGCTTCACGCACGCCCTCGTGCCGCGCGATCCCGGCAAGGTCCCGGCCGGTATGAAGGTCACCGAAGTCGCCGACATGGGGGACGCGCTGCGCGTACTGCCGAGATCGCGTCGCCGAGAGGCCCCGCGGGAGGCCGATGAGCGCCGGTAG
- a CDS encoding sensor histidine kinase: MSAAVPPSVPIPAVRSRLADALLWAGLAVPALAADRLGLNEPRAVWQELAGLAVLAAAAAVWRARPLWSVLLVGALGLAASPSLFTVSYGIALAVFCQLLGARGPARTRPVLYAFAGLALAGSVRIVVRDVDPVAEWLILMATLLFGCCFPWLVGRFRRQRRELAVAGLARAAQLERARIAQDMHDSLGHDLSLIALRAGGLQLAPDLPEGRRAEAASLRSAAADATDRLRSIVGLLREEGEGAPLTPAGESVAALVERAASSGLAVSLRESGLPGGGGVAERTVYRVVQEGLTNAAKYAPGARVLVAVERGSAGTTVVVEDDGGSGGKRSVGAGGTGLLGLRERVLGAGGVFSAGACGSGFRVRVEVPADFPHPAPSRDPAELLGVEGGWVGAGRWWRRGLRPRTPAPQTPEGLDEAELLGEGQLPGGAGLSGRAEGQQRAGYRGFFLAGVLGLLLVAGAFGWYAYSKSHSVLSPRDYADLRVGDRREQMRLPEREIDDPPTDRAPAEPAGASCVYYRASGELFVSVDHFRLCFEGDRLVAKDRVPAVGKAKDDQ, translated from the coding sequence GTGTCCGCTGCCGTGCCGCCCTCAGTGCCGATTCCCGCCGTACGTTCCCGGCTCGCCGACGCCCTGCTCTGGGCGGGCCTCGCCGTCCCCGCCCTCGCGGCCGACCGCCTAGGTCTGAACGAGCCCCGCGCCGTCTGGCAGGAGCTCGCGGGCCTCGCCGTGCTCGCGGCGGCGGCCGCGGTGTGGCGGGCCCGGCCGCTCTGGTCGGTGCTGCTCGTGGGGGCGCTGGGGCTCGCGGCCTCGCCCTCGCTCTTCACGGTGTCGTACGGCATCGCGCTCGCCGTCTTCTGCCAGCTGCTCGGCGCGCGGGGGCCGGCCCGGACGCGGCCCGTCCTGTACGCCTTCGCCGGGCTTGCCCTGGCCGGGAGCGTCCGGATCGTCGTGCGGGACGTCGATCCGGTGGCCGAGTGGCTGATCCTCATGGCCACGCTGCTCTTCGGCTGCTGCTTTCCCTGGCTGGTCGGCCGCTTCCGGCGTCAGCGCCGCGAACTGGCCGTCGCCGGCTTGGCCCGGGCCGCGCAGCTGGAGCGGGCGCGGATCGCGCAGGACATGCATGACTCGCTCGGGCACGACCTGAGCCTGATCGCGCTGCGGGCGGGCGGGTTGCAGCTCGCGCCGGACCTTCCGGAGGGGCGTCGGGCCGAGGCGGCGTCGCTGCGCTCGGCTGCGGCGGATGCGACGGACCGGCTGCGGTCGATCGTGGGGCTGTTGCGGGAGGAGGGGGAGGGGGCGCCCCTCACCCCGGCCGGTGAATCGGTGGCGGCTCTGGTCGAGCGGGCCGCGTCTTCGGGGCTGGCGGTGTCGCTTCGTGAGTCGGGCTTGCCCGGGGGTGGCGGTGTGGCTGAGCGGACTGTTTACCGGGTGGTGCAGGAAGGGCTGACGAACGCGGCGAAGTATGCGCCGGGGGCGCGGGTTTTGGTTGCGGTGGAGCGGGGCTCGGCCGGTACGACAGTCGTGGTCGAGGACGACGGTGGTTCTGGCGGGAAGCGGTCCGTTGGGGCCGGGGGCACCGGGCTGCTCGGGCTGCGGGAGCGGGTGTTGGGGGCGGGTGGGGTGTTTTCGGCCGGGGCCTGTGGGTCGGGGTTTCGGGTGCGGGTGGAGGTGCCGGCTGATTTCCCCCACCCCGCCCCTTCCCGTGATCCTGCGGAGCTTTTGGGGGTTGAGGGAGGGTGGGTTGGTGCGGGTCGGTGGTGGCGTCGGGGGCTCCGCCCCCGGACCCCCGCTCCTCAAACGCCGGAGGGGCTGGATGAGGCGGAGCTGCTGGGTGAGGGGCAGCTGCCGGGCGGGGCGGGGCTGTCGGGAAGGGCGGAGGGGCAGCAGCGTGCCGGTTATCGGGGCTTCTTTCTCGCCGGAGTGCTCGGGCTGCTGCTCGTTGCGGGGGCCTTCGGGTGGTACGCGTACAGCAAGTCGCACTCTGTCCTGTCGCCCCGTGACTACGCGGACCTTCGAGTCGGGGACAGGCGGGAGCAGATGCGGTTGCCGGAGCGGGAGATCGACGATCCGCCGACCGACCGGGCCCCGGCCGAGCCCGCCGGGGCGAGCTGTGTCTACTACCGGGCCAGTGGTGAACTCTTCGTGTCCGTCGACCACTTCAGGCTCTGCTTCGAGGGCGACCGGCTCGTCGCCAAGGACCGTGTTCCCGCCGTTGGAAAGGCCAAGGACGACCAGTGA
- a CDS encoding response regulator transcription factor, with protein MIRVLLADDEAMIRAGVRAILVSDPGIEVVVEAADGREAVEAAQAHRPDVALLDIRMPRLDGLAAAEEIVRTVPGCGVAMLTTFDEEAYVARALSGGATGFLLKSGDPHELLAGVRAVASGAAFLSPKVARRVIDGYGGERLGKAAVARERTRALSPREREVLGLVGAGLSNPEIAARLHLVEGTVKAYVSAVLDRLEVKNRVQAAIVAYEAGLVE; from the coding sequence GTGATCCGCGTACTTCTCGCCGACGACGAGGCCATGATCCGGGCCGGTGTGCGGGCGATTCTCGTTTCGGATCCCGGTATCGAGGTCGTCGTGGAAGCGGCGGACGGGCGGGAGGCCGTCGAGGCGGCCCAGGCGCACCGGCCCGATGTCGCGCTGCTCGACATCCGTATGCCCCGGCTCGACGGGCTCGCCGCCGCCGAGGAGATCGTGCGGACCGTGCCCGGGTGCGGGGTGGCCATGCTGACCACGTTCGACGAGGAGGCGTACGTCGCCCGGGCGCTGTCCGGGGGTGCCACCGGGTTCCTGCTGAAGTCGGGGGATCCGCACGAGCTGCTCGCGGGGGTCCGGGCCGTCGCGTCCGGCGCCGCGTTCCTGTCGCCGAAGGTGGCCCGGCGGGTGATCGACGGGTACGGCGGGGAGCGGCTCGGCAAGGCGGCGGTTGCCCGGGAGCGGACGCGGGCGCTGTCGCCGCGCGAGCGGGAGGTGCTCGGGCTTGTGGGAGCGGGGCTCTCCAACCCGGAGATCGCGGCCCGGCTCCACCTCGTGGAGGGCACCGTCAAGGCGTATGTGAGCGCGGTCCTCGACCGACTTGAAGTCAAGAACCGCGTTCAGGCCGCGATCGTCGCGTACGAGGCCGGACTGGTGGAGTAG